One Nostoc sp. UHCC 0302 DNA window includes the following coding sequences:
- a CDS encoding ATP-binding protein: MAKLKISKKISTALINSLSAGVVPRVGVEHIAVGREKELNSLLQNLNDIAEGVAAFRFIIGNYGSGKSFMLQLVRNRAMEQGFVVADADLSAERRLAGSNNEGVATYRELMSRLATKTRPDGGALVSILEGWINKIQQEVVKETGMRPTEDGFDDKVESKIREVVQYIEDLVHGFDFGNVIIAYWRGYRLDDDELKNSAMRWLRGEFTTKIEAKAALGVRVIIDDNSWYDYIKLFAKFIAEIGYKGLLVLLDEAVHIYQISTTVTREKNYNRLLAMFNDTMQCKAEHLGIVIGGTTKFLEDPNRGLFADQAWRRRTKESRFVTQAGVQEYSGPVIRLNPLSEEEILTLLQRLNEIHAVNFGYEQALTNRELKEFVQEIVNRLGAEALLTPGEIVRDFMSAVNILHQNPELSFGELIHGSKFKPTAAGKFVDEGDAAEFSL, from the coding sequence ATGGCAAAGCTCAAAATCTCGAAAAAAATATCTACTGCTTTAATAAATTCTCTGAGTGCAGGAGTAGTACCAAGAGTAGGAGTTGAACATATAGCAGTGGGGCGAGAAAAAGAACTAAACAGCCTATTACAAAATCTCAACGATATTGCAGAAGGTGTTGCAGCATTTCGTTTTATAATTGGCAATTATGGTTCAGGAAAAAGCTTTATGCTACAACTTGTTCGTAACCGTGCTATGGAGCAAGGTTTTGTAGTAGCTGATGCTGATTTATCCGCCGAACGCCGATTAGCAGGAAGCAACAATGAAGGTGTAGCAACTTATCGAGAATTAATGAGCCGTCTAGCGACAAAAACTCGTCCTGATGGCGGTGCTTTAGTCTCAATTTTGGAAGGATGGATTAATAAAATCCAGCAAGAAGTAGTTAAAGAAACCGGGATGCGTCCTACTGAAGATGGTTTTGATGACAAAGTTGAATCCAAAATTAGAGAAGTGGTTCAGTATATTGAAGATTTAGTTCACGGTTTTGATTTTGGTAACGTTATTATTGCTTATTGGCGCGGTTACCGATTAGATGATGATGAATTAAAAAACTCGGCAATGCGCTGGTTGCGGGGAGAATTCACTACCAAAATTGAAGCAAAAGCTGCTTTGGGAGTGCGGGTGATTATTGATGATAATAGTTGGTATGATTACATCAAGCTTTTCGCAAAATTTATAGCTGAAATTGGTTATAAAGGACTTTTAGTGCTGCTTGATGAAGCTGTGCATATATACCAAATATCAACTACGGTTACTAGAGAAAAAAACTATAACAGACTTCTCGCAATGTTTAATGATACTATGCAATGTAAAGCAGAACATCTTGGCATTGTTATCGGTGGTACAACCAAATTTTTAGAAGATCCAAACCGAGGACTTTTTGCAGATCAAGCTTGGCGAAGACGTACAAAAGAAAGTCGTTTTGTCACGCAAGCTGGTGTTCAGGAGTATTCTGGGCCTGTAATTCGGTTAAATCCGTTAAGTGAAGAAGAAATCTTAACGCTTTTGCAGCGCCTAAATGAAATTCATGCTGTTAATTTTGGCTATGAACAGGCTTTGACAAATCGTGAGTTAAAAGAGTTTGTGCAAGAAATTGTCAACCGCTTAGGTGCAGAAGCGTTGTTAACACCTGGGGAAATTGTGCGGGATTTTATGAGTGCGGTGAATATTCTTCACCAAAATCCAGAGCTTTCGTTTGGTGAACTAATTCATGGCTCTAAATTTAAACCCACTGCTGCGGGGA